The genomic window AGGTAAGGTAGGGTTAGATTTTGTATGAACACATGAAGATTCCAAGGAGCTTCTCATATGTACTACTAGTGCTACCACTATATGTTTTTTTTGCTGTTGTCTCCTGTTCTTCTGTTAACTACTGTAGATGTGATGCCAGTGAGATTTGCAACTCACCTCGATGGACGCGGTCGCAGACAGGGTCGTAGACGGCGGTGGAGCAGAGACGAGATCGCAGACACGGTCGTGGTGCTCCAGGTGACGCGGCTGCATCAATCGTTTGAATTGACATTTAATCAAACACCTCACACATGCAAGAACAGAAGGTGGAGACAGAGAAGAGAGGGGatcgagcagagagggagagggcaaggagggaggatcagagaaggagaggtgggaaatgGAGGCGGGGTTGAGTTGGATGGGGTACCTGCGGGCGTAGAAGATGGGGGCGTCGTCGGGGACGAAGACATCGACATTGTGGATGTTGCCGCCGCGGGAAGCGATGCAGTCGGAGATCCGGGACGGTGAACTGCGTGTGGAGGCCAGGGGAGTCGAGTCAGTCAGGGGGAGGGGGCTTACGGGCGGAGGAGGACGGGCGGAGGAGGACGGGCGGCGACGCAGTAGGGGCGGCGGCGAGATGTGAGATTGGGAGAGAGAAGGACGAACGCGAGATGGACAACACACACAAGGGGgaaggttagtaatggcgcacccacctctggtgcgccattagtaactttttttcattattttttgttgcatctaataattagttttttatcaaatttgttattttcatgaggactagaacagaagatatcatcaaatttgtttttttaaatatcatcaaatttatttttttatttttaattgaatatatatatcatcaaatctGTTATTTggaaatatcatcaaatttgtgatttaaaaatatcatcaatatttttttggatttttagttgcattcatttgtgaattggtaaaacatttatgaatatgaaaaaatatcatcaaaatttgaaaaaatattcatgaattcaaaaagtgcccatgaaatttaaaaatattcatgagttccaAAAATATTAACAACTTCAAACTACgatgcgggccggggagggtgcggagggtcggcggcggcgctggagcgggggagggtgcggggggtcggcggcggcggtggagcgggggagggtgcagggggtgctcggcAGCAGTGGAGccaggggtcggcggcggcggccggtagagcgggggagggtgcggtgggacgttggtggcggtggagtgggggagggtgcgggtggtcggcggtggcggtggagtggggagggtgcgggccgggggtcggcggcggtggccggtggagcgggggagggtgcggtgggacgGGGGGTCGGTGGAGGGTGTGGTCGGCGGCACACGGTGTGCGGACGGGGGCTTCTGGTGTGCCATTAGAAGTTCTgcaaaaaaagtatatattctaatggcgcacggtgtggccagtgcgccattactagtttgcacTAGTAaaggcgcactgtgccacggtgcgccattagaatgtctggaaaaattaaaaaaaattgtttctagtggcgcaccatgttcctggtgcgccattagtgtcttccatacTAATGGTGTACCTaaacaaggtgcgccattagtatatactaatggcgcaccacctgaccGGTGCGCCAATaaagtctattggaattatattagcaattactgcattatttatgaaatcttgtagataggatgtcaaaacattgtttcctcgatgatttttttgaggaaaggttttatgtgatacaaccagaaggtttttacaatcctgaaagatgctaacaagtatgcaaagctccagcaatccttctaaggactggagtaagcatctcggagttggaatatacgctttgatgagatgatcaaagattttggggttatacaaagtttatgagaaacttgtatttccaaagaagtgagtgggagcattatagaatttctgatgagtatatgttgttgacatattgttgatcagaaatgatgtagagtttctggaaagcatatagggttatttgaaaagtgtttttcaatggaaaacctggattaagctacttgaacattgagcatcaagatctataaggatagatcaaaatcgcttaatagtactttcaaacgaacacataccgtgacaagattttgaaggagttcaaaatagatcggcgaagaagaagttcttggctgtgttaaaatgtgtgagtattgagtaagactcacgACCTGACCACGGCAGCatagagagaaaggatgaatgtcgtcccctatgctttagacgtagactctacagtatgctatgctgagtaccgcacctgaattgtgccttgccatgagtcagtcaaggggtacaagtgtgatctaggaatggatcacaggacaacgatcaaggttatccttagtaactagtggactaaggaattttcccgattatggaggtggtaaaagagttcgtcgtaaagggttacgccaatgCAAACTTTAACACTAATCTGAATGATTCTGAGTAATAAACcgaattcgtatagtagaacagttatttggaatagctccaaatagagcgtggtagttgcatctacaagatgacatagagatttgtaaagcacacacggatctgaaaggttcagacctatTGACTAATaaactctctcacaagcgagatatgatcaaaccccatgggtgttgaattcattacaatcacataatgatgtgaactagattattgactctagtgcaagtgggagattgttggaaatatgccctagaggcaataataaaatggttattattttattttcttgttcatgataattgtctattgttcatgctataattgtattaactggaaaccgcaatacatgtgtgaatacatagatcacaacatgtccctagtgagcctctagttgactagctcgttgatcaatagatggttatggtttcctgaccatggacattggatgtcattgataacgggatcacatcattaggagaatgatgtgatggacaagacccaatcctaagcatagcaaaagatcgtgtagttcatttgctatgagcttttctaatgtcaagtatcatttccttagaccatgagattgtgcaactcccgaataccataggaatgctttggatgtaccaaacgtcacaacgtaactgggtggctataaaggtgcactacaggtatctccgaaagtgtctgttgggttggcacgaatcgagactggaatttgtcactccgtatgatggagaggtatctctgggcccactcggtaatgcatcatcataatgagctcaatgtgactaagtagttagtcatgggatcatgcattacggaacgagtaaagtgacttgccggtaacgagatttaaagAGGTATTGggttaccgacgatcgaatctcaggcaagtaacataccgatagacaaagggaattgtatacgggattgactgaatcctcgacatcgtggttcatccaatgagatcattgtggaacatgtgggagccaatatgggtatccagattccgctattggttattggccggagaggtgtctcggtcatgtctgcatggttcccgaacccgtagggtctacacacttaaggttcggtgacactagagttgttatgggaaatagtatgtggttactgaaggttgttctaagtcccggatgagatcccggacgtgacaaggaactccggaatggtccggaggtgaatatcgatatattggacgaagggtattggagtccggaattgttctgggagtacctggtgacgaccagcgtgatcgaaaggtgtttcggaggccccgacaagcgttggggtccttatgggccaaggggaggggcataCCAGTCCACTAAGGggatgtgcgcccctcccaacccctctcacgtaacctggagaggtgggggcacccaaacccatctaaGGTTTctcttgtggccgccacccatcccctagggaaccctagggctcctagtccacccccttccccctatatatagtgagggagagagagggcagccgcacccttcccctggcgcagccctctccctcctccaacactcctcctccgtagtgcttggcgaagccctgctagagaaccacgagctccaccaccaccacgccatcgtgctgtcggagttctctctcaacttctcctccccccttgctggatgaagaaggaggagacgtcctcgggctgtacgtgtgttgaacgcggaggcgccgtccgttcggcgctagatcggatctttcacgatttgaatcgccacgagtacgactccatcatccacgttcttgtaacacttccgcttagcgatcttcaagggtatgaagatgctcatcctgtccctctcttgttgctagaatctccatagattgatcttggtgatgcatagaaattttgaattattactacgttcaccaacaccGAGCGGGCCATGTCGGGCTTTTCCAGGTTCGGTCCGGGCTTAGGCTCGATTTAGTAGGCTCGATGGTCGGTCTGGGCCGGGCTCGAGCCTGGGTTTCAGCACCGGATTTTTTTTGGCCCGGCCCGAGATATGGCCTGGTATAGTTGGCAGCccttgatgttgtttttgtgcccAGGATGAGAGAATACAACATATCTTCATTGACTGCCCCTTAGTCGAGATCCTTTGGCGCTCGATTCATGTAGCCTTTAACATTGACCCCCCCCCCACGAGCATTGCCATGTTGTTTGGGACATGGCTTACTGGTGTAGAGCCAATTACTACGGGACATATTCGGATAGGAATATGAGTATTActctgggctatatggaactgcagaaatgatatgatCTTTAACAGAAAAAACTTTATTAATTTtctgcaggttatcttcagagctactgCTTGGATCCGTACATGGTCATTACTCACTCATACGGACCGCAGGGAGCTTTTGGTTACTGGATGCAACTggtgggagacggtagcacggaatatcttcaaccggtttggatggcagtCCACTAATAGGATAGATATTTAGTCACTGAGTCCTATGTTGCGCCAGTTGCGGCTTGCTGTTATTTTCAGTTTTTCATGTTGATTTCCACTCCTTTTGCGAGATGTACGGGATTGCAGGCTTGGCCGTACTTTGCTTTGtattaataaaatggccgtatgcatcactctgatgcagagaccggggaTATCCTCCtttccaaaaataaataaattatgtaTACATGCTGGTGCTTTAAACATCACGAGTCATTCATTTTTAGGGATTCGATCCTTTGAACTGCATTTTGTGTTGAGAATCTGCTCCTAGATCAGGAGAAAGCTTGATTACATGAGAGCCCTGCAAATGAAAGTCTTGTGCTTCCATGCTTTCCCTCTTATTTGGGTTTCTCTCCCTCTTAAGCTTGTGTACTCTTTATGTGCTACCTGTAGCAATGTACTCTGCTCCAGTTGATTGTCTATAGCTTAAGACAGAAATGTACTGTACTCTGATACAGTAGGACGGTTGATAGAAGTTGGGTGGTTTCATATGTGTATTTCAGCAGTTAAAGGTGTCGGAAATATCTGTTCTGTGGTTTGATTTACGTTATGACAATAGTTGTGCCTCTGTTATTCGTGTGCTGTACACCAATATTTTAGAAAGTGTGGTGCTCAAAACTTCAGAAGTACAGATCCAACGTGAAGTATAATACTTAGATTCATACATTAGTATCTATTTCAAGCCAAATAATTTATCCAGTGTTCCAATCTTAGGGATTTGCTTGTTTAACTCATGGACACTGCAATATAGAACTGAAAGAACTTTATTTTTACAACCTAATAACTATTACTGATGCATATAAGAAAATCCAGCTATTCATAGGGCTTACGGTGcagtttattactccctccgtcccataatgacattatgggacggagggagtagatctcaAGCAAAAACATTTGTCGCAATATTGAGCAAAAACCATAGTAATCCTATTACACCTTTGTAAAACTTTACTATGTTGATTCCTATCATTGGCATCACCTGAGTGAAGCATGGCATTGCTGGGACAGAGCAAACAGAGGAAGAGCCCTACTCAGATCGGCCTGGCGAGGATCATCACCTATGTCTCCTCTGCGCCCTAGCTGTGTCGACCTCCATTTACTATGCCTATCAATACTGGCATAACAAAGGGTTTGTAGCTGTGTCAGCAGAAGATGTCGTGGGGAGCTAAGCCCCAGGAAAGGGGTTGACTTGACTGATGTTGTTTGTTGTATTGTGTTATCAGCTAATTTTGGTAGCCACAATCCGGTAATTTTGTGCAACACAGACAAAGCATGTGATGCTTAGTTGTATCCCCTTGTACACTGCGTTAACATTTGTGCTTGTATTTCCTTCTTTGACTTGGAATTTTGGCTGTTCCCTTGATATTGCTCTCTTCCGCTGCTCAGATAAACATATCTTGTTTTGTTATGACATACTGGAACATTGGTCTATGGTTTTATCATATCAGTTGTTCCCACGGTTGTACACATTGCATTTGGGAACAGCTCACCAAAGAGGCACGTCTGGTAAAATGCTCAACAACAGTTGGTATGACAACATGAGGTGTACATATGTTGTTTTTGTTGGTTAATTTTCTCAGCTCAATTCAGTTGTTGCAGTTCTGAATTTCTTATCTTATCTTGGTGGTGTGATATTTGTAGTAACTGTTTCAATCCTTTCAATCTTGTACAAGTGGTACAATATTTCTTATTTGTAAACGTTGCTCGTACGGATTGGGTGTAATACTGGTTCCATTAGTATGTTTTTCATGCTTGTACAAAGTTTGTCCCAGCTGCAGATGGAAATCAATCGTGATCAAACATGAGGGAAAGTCTCAAGGTTAGCGCATATCAGTAATGCTACATCTACAAGCTGCAATTTACCGAAATCATACCCGTAAGTTTTAGTCTGTAATCGACCCAGTCCCTTGATGGTCATGTTAAGAGGGAAACCCCGAATAGGCAGTTAATAGACATACACATATCTGAAAAAATGCTCATGTTGGGTAGAGATACGAAGAGTAGGGCATATACTGGCTAGATAACAGAAATATACAAGTCAAGATAGTGGCTTGTATTGCGTATTTGTGTTGCATGACTTCCCAAGTCTTCTATCTCTAAGCATCACGAATCGTTTCGTCACATGTGACATGTCTGGCCTTTCTTCTGTATCTACAATCAGCCCACTCAATTGTTGCCTATAAAATCCACCCAAATTTCTTCAAGGACGACGGTGTCTTCTTCTGTGCATTCTTCTTTGCGGAACATGTGTGCCGGGATCTCCACTCTCTTGACTAACTCATTCATTCCATCTTCATCCATCATAAATAAGATATTAACCGCCATCTTGGTACTGTCAGGAAGAGTTTCTTTGTAGATTCGAGAAGACCTGTCTCTACGAAGTAGCTTCATATaatttcttgtgataatttttaTTTCATTCTTTTTGGAAATCCTAAGGCCCCAGGATTTTCTTCAGCACTCAACCTCCATTCTTCACGAAATTCCTTCACATGTTACTTCTGAAGATGTTAAAAATGATTCGCTTGTCCAACACACTGAGTTAGAGCTGAAAAATGCTTGTTCCATTCCAATGATGGCCAATGCTCGTGTTTTCTTCATGTTCATTTCCAAAGTGCTCTGCAGCATCTTCAATTTGAAGATGCTCTGTGATATCCTCCAGTAGTTTCAGGCTCTAAGGAAGAGACTGTTCGCGGAGCTACTAGTGGCAGTTTCGTCCACTTTATCAAGCATGTCAATTATATGTTGTGCAACTGGTCTTTTCTCTGGGTCAAATTTCATGCACTCTAACCCTATCTTAGTGCATACGCTTACTTGTTGTAACTGGTTGCCCCCCTCTATTCGATGGATCCAATTTTCAGTCACCTACAAAATGAGTTAGTTGTTATGTAACAAGATCTGATGATATCATGACATCTATGTGATTCTTGGCTAGTATAGAAGAACGTATATGCTGAACCCTACAAAAAAAATTGGATACAACTTTCAGTCACCTACattcgtttttttttaaataaaaggtCGATAGTGCCCTACCTTATCCATTTCAAAACAGGCATTGCCTGAATGGCCGAGGCCAATTATATGAAACCTATGAAATGCTGCACCAAAGATGCAGCTGGCCATAGGCTAGCCGAAATAGAAAGTGGGAAGGCAGAGGCATACAAGAGAGCAGGGGGATGTCCTTACATTCTCGTCTTCAGGATATCCCTTCACCCCCGTTAATATCTCCATGATTACACTGCCAAGACTATATATATCTGACGCAAACGTGATTTTTCTTCCAAGAAATATTTCTGGAGCCATATATCCCCTGTGAGAAGTCTATAAGTTAACATTCAAATAGAATTTAAGGTAGGTTACGCCTAATAAAAATAAGAGCTTCTGATATATTAGCTTACGGTGTTCCAAACGTGTTTACAGTAGTAGTAGCATGCGTCTTCTTTTCATCCAGACACCTCGAGAGCTCAAAATCAGCAATTTTGGGTACCATGTGACCATCTAGCAATATATTAGCTGGCTTGAGGTCTAAATGAAGAATACGGTTCATGTGAAGATAGTGTAAACCTTCGCATATTCCTTTGATTATTCGAAATCTCTCTGTCCATTCAAGTCCACTAGATGTATCTATGCATGTTCAAACAGGCGTCAGATTTTTTTTTAATGATTGTATGGAGACAATGTACTGTAAATCTATACATGCTAAGTATTTTTATAATGCACGATAGATGAAACAACGATGTCAAGAAGCATCATGCATGGTCCTACCAGTAATATAATTTTCAAGACTACCGTTGGGTAGATACTCAAAACAGAGCAACCAGTTTCGTAGATCTGACATGACAAACTTCCCTTCATAATCGGCAACTTCTCCTTGAGTCTCAGCACAATATCCTAGAAAGCGTACTATATTCTTGTGTTTGGCCTTCATCATGCACTCAATCTCTCTATGGAATTTAAACTCAGGCAAATAAAGCCTTCTTGTCAGCTTCTTCACAGCGACCCTCCTTTTTCCGACCATTCCCTGTGTACAGACCATACATGTCGGGTACGTAGTTTAGTTTAAACAAGTACTATGATACCATAATGTTAACCGAGAAAGCTTGGTATATGAGCGTTGTGGTACCTTATAAACTACCGCAAATCCACCCGTTCCAATTTCTTGAAGAGGGGAGAAATTATAAGTGATGTCCTGTAAAAGAGATAAAGGCAGGGATGACGACCGTGCATTTTCATCAAGCAGCATTTGCTCTAGGACGCAGGCTTCAAGGCCCATCTGCAGTCGATCACTGCAAAAGCGTGAAACGACGATGTGTATTTTATTGGAGTATGAAACATAATTTTCTTTTCGTCTGTCGGGTTACCGTCGATGGAATAAGCAGAACTGTCAGATTATCACAAATTAAGCTCGAATCAGAGAAATGGAAAACTAACGTCAATAAATAAATTAAATAGAAGCAGGAAGCTACATCCAGGAGCTATCATACAAACACATATCTAAAATCACTAAGCGCCCTGGGGTGAAAACTCACAGGAGCGATCCCAACAACAGATTTGATGAGAAACAAATTCGCTAATGAATGCTCAAGTGTGCTAGTGGTGGCAGATCGAGACAATGGTGTTGCCGTGGCAGCTCGTGGTGTATTTTCTTGGGGTTGGTGGCCAATCCCACAGTTATCACCGACACACCTGCATGGGAGGCATGGGATCACCGCCTCACACATGCGTCGGCAGATGGGCTGCTTGCCATGTATGTGCACATTTTTCACTTCGCGTGGCTATGCCCATGTACGACTCAGGTGAGTTTGCATTATCTTTATGGTGTTAGCAACTGTTGAGCATGGATCATAGTTGCTCTTTTTTGTTCCATTTGAACTTTTCTCGGCCTTCGCATATCTTTGGTGTTGTATGATTTTACTATTTTGTCAGCAAATTACAATTGTGTGTATACGGGTTGACGTTGACTATGTGCATTCTAATCATGCAGAGGCTATGGCTGAGTGTGTGCTCATTATGCTTGTATGGTCTTAATATTTTTTGATGAGTCAAAAGCAGCCTTTATCggggaaaaataaaataaaaattagcGACACCATTATTGCATGGATCTCGGCCTCCCACGTCCTATGCAGGCTAACTGCTTTGTCATCGTGCATTAAACTACGCCATGCGATGGATCTGAGGATGGATCGATGGATCAAGGAGGTGACAACCCTTGCAACGTGCGCATGTGGTGCCCATTGAAAGTGCGCCGTATCGGTGTGTAACGCAGTCCAGGTATTGTGGCCTGGATGAGGCATCCGGCATTAGATGTTAGGTGTTTgcaatgtctgtttggtattaggttcGGACATTCGGCACCCCATCATCATGGGGATAGGAGTAGCTAGCGGCAGGTGttgccaagatgatggcttcaggTTTAGTGAATAgttaataaaatggttgcatgcatcacccagatgcagaggccgggggtaaatcctccttttcaaaaaaaaaagtgatGATCCATCCGTTAACCGTAAACTTTTAGGCATGTGTAATGGTGATATCTTAGAAGTGCCATGTAGGATAAATGTTGAGGTGGAGTAAAGGGAAATCAGGAAAAAAATGTTTTGTCTTTTCTTAATTAACAACATATCTATCACCACATATTAGAAACTAGAGACAAGATTAAGAGATAACATAGTGTACATCTCATATTTTTTTCTATATTTACATTGCGTGGCAGAATTAAGATAATATTGTCTTATCAATCACTGTACATGCCCTTAGGTGAGAACGCTAGTACAGGAAGCGGCGACTTACGGTCTTGAAAAATCTGAGTGACCAGCCGGCTAAAATTGTTGGATGGTAAAACTTGTGGTTCCATCGGTATTACAGAAGCTACATGATACTAGACTACAGAGAGTGAAGCTAGCTTCCAGTTAAGTGCACGTTGCAAAGTACCCACACCAAACAAATAAAACTCCCTCAGTTTCATAATGTAGTGTGTATcgtttttttgaaaagtcaaattttaacCAAGTTTATGGAGAAAACTATTTATATCCACAACACCAAAAATATAAAAGatgaaactacatcttatgatgaatctaatgatatatgtttggcaCTCTAGTtgcaaatgtttttctccacaaacttggtcaaagtttatgagatttgacttttcaaaaaaaattatatgtACTACATTAAGAACGGAGGAAGTGTTGCTCAAAGCATGAACTCACCAAGGCTCTGTAGGGTTCTCATCCATTGATTTCATTTGATCGAGACCACCCTCACGAAGTATGACCTGAAGTAAGCATGGTTGGTCAAAACATGCACGGTATCAGGGCGAACACAGAGGGTGAAATATACCAAAGAAAATGTGAAAGACTACCCTGCCGTCTATTTGATCACGTTGAAACCCATAAAGACCAACAACTAACCTCAGATGTCGTTGTCTCGCACGTTGTTGCACAGACGACCCTTAGGGTTACCTCACGAGATCCACGGCTGTTCTCTTTTCTAGCATCCTCAAAAGATTTGTCAACACCAGCATGCCACTTACTCACCTCCACCTTCCCTAGAAATGTCTCTACGACTAGGTCAAGCACGTCCATGTTGGTCGGCGGCGGATGTGCTCTGTCCATCATTACAACGAAGGTGCATGTGGACCTTGGTGGCACAACACGGAAGATGTCGCATAGATAGGCATAGTAACGGTTTGCCTCCTTGTGTTTTGGGACGCACCTAACGGACACATGCTGATCATCCATGGTGTTGGTTATGTGAAATGGGCAGGAGATAAGCTTGTTTGGTCGGAAAGAGAAGTGGAGCTCGAGGGGATGGACATGTATCAGTTCAGTGTCTTTGACTACGCAAGTGCTCATCTGCATGCAAGTAGAAAACCACAAGGTTAACTACAGTAACAGGGCCTCTTTGGTGAAATGGCTGACCGGGTGCATCATCCAACCCGTCTATACCATGATCAAACTTACGGGAGAAAAAGAATTAGGTCGGAAGCATCAGTTATATATGTTCAAGCTTGGCCTTTGTTTTTGTAGGACGGGAAAACAAGAATAATGAC from Triticum aestivum cultivar Chinese Spring chromosome 3B, IWGSC CS RefSeq v2.1, whole genome shotgun sequence includes these protein-coding regions:
- the LOC123068172 gene encoding uncharacterized protein isoform X1, translating into MADGPSRVSLDSLESMTNNFSEDRVIGRGAYGKVYRGERKDGHKIAVKILRDMSGHDDVQFDKEFYNLVNLQHQNIVRLVGYCHETRREYLPFNETNVLADVTKRALCFEFMENGSLSDCLFDEFNGHGWCNRYAIIKGICNGLKYLHEELKPPVFHLNLKPTNILLDKNMVPKIADFGFSRFFNKENSHITDSPVGNFGYLAPEYIHHGIISVKMDIFSLGVVVMKIISGPRGYARSAEMTVDQFTEIVHVNWRNRLQAAASGDLLESYSLQVKRCIEIALSCVEDDRLKRPTIGDIVNMLTETETQENYQGTLIDQMSTCVVKDTELIHVHPLELHFSFRPNKLISCPFHITNTMDDQHVSVRCVPKHKEANRYYAYLCDIFRVVPPRSTCTFVVMMDRAHPPPTNMDVLDLVVETFLGKVEVSKWHAGVDKSFEDARKENSRGSREVTLRVVCATTCETTTSEVILREGGLDQMKSMDENPTEPCDRLQMGLEACVLEQMLLDENARSSSLPLSLLQDITYNFSPLQEIGTGGFAVVYKGMVGKRRVAVKKLTRRLYLPEFKFHREIECMMKAKHKNIVRFLGYCAETQGEVADYEGKFVMSDLRNWLLCFEYLPNGSLENYITDTSSGLEWTERFRIIKGICEGLHYLHMNRILHLDLKPANILLDGHMVPKIADFELSRCLDEKKTHATTTVNTFGTPGYMAPEIFLGRKITFASDIYSLGSVIMEILTGVKGYPEDENVTENWIHRIEGGNQLQQVSVCTKIGLECMKFDPEKRPVAQHIIDMLDKVDETATSSSANSLFLRA